Proteins encoded by one window of Cylindrospermum stagnale PCC 7417:
- the pstA gene encoding phosphate ABC transporter permease PstA, with product MATSYQQDDSLDSAAEFSDNVESRETLGKVFEVLFLLGLLIGLFVLALLLFDIFRDGLARFLSPGFFTETPSRFPDQGGIRPAIISSILLVIVVIFVTVPIGVGAALYLEEYAPKAWWTAIVEINISNLAGVPSIVYGLLGLGVFNYLLGFGPALISGALTLSLLSLPVIIVTAREAIRAVPDSLRNASYGLGVTKWQTISNHVIPYAIPGILTGVIISVSRAIGDAASLIVVGAVGFLTFDPGLFQRFMALPIQIYSYITRPEPGFADAAAATIIALLLLILLLNGVAIYIRQRFSIR from the coding sequence ATGGCTACAAGTTATCAACAAGATGATTCTCTCGATTCGGCGGCAGAATTTAGTGATAATGTTGAGAGTAGGGAGACTTTAGGGAAAGTATTTGAAGTACTTTTTTTGTTAGGATTGCTGATTGGTTTATTTGTCCTGGCATTGCTACTTTTTGATATTTTCCGAGACGGATTAGCTAGATTTTTGTCCCCTGGCTTTTTCACAGAAACTCCTTCTCGTTTTCCTGACCAAGGTGGTATCCGTCCTGCGATTATCAGCAGCATTCTTTTAGTAATTGTTGTCATTTTTGTCACTGTCCCAATTGGTGTTGGAGCAGCTTTATATCTAGAAGAGTATGCGCCTAAAGCTTGGTGGACAGCGATTGTTGAGATTAATATCAGCAATCTGGCGGGGGTGCCTTCTATTGTCTATGGATTGCTGGGTTTAGGAGTTTTCAATTATTTGCTTGGCTTTGGCCCCGCTTTGATATCTGGAGCATTGACTTTATCTTTACTGTCTTTACCAGTAATTATTGTGACAGCTAGAGAAGCAATTCGTGCTGTCCCAGATTCCCTGAGAAATGCTTCTTACGGATTAGGTGTTACTAAATGGCAAACTATCAGCAATCATGTCATACCCTACGCTATTCCCGGTATCCTCACAGGGGTGATTATCTCTGTATCTCGCGCCATTGGTGATGCAGCATCTCTAATTGTGGTGGGTGCTGTGGGTTTTCTCACCTTTGACCCTGGTTTGTTTCAGAGATTTATGGCGTTACCCATTCAAATTTACAGTTACATCACTCGTCCTGAACCGGGTTTTGCTGATGCAGCAGCAGCGACAATTATTGCGTTGTTGCTCTTGATTTTACTTTTAAATGGTGTGGCTATTTATATCCGACAACGCTTTTCAATACGTTAA
- the pstB gene encoding phosphate ABC transporter ATP-binding protein PstB produces the protein MTYSNSRSKSDNSTINQQNNSVFNVEGVKVYYGGFLALIDVYIKIPEKQIIAFIGPSGCGKSTLLRCFNRMNDLIPGAKVEGRLNYRDRNIYDPTINSVKLRRQVGMVFQRPNPFPKSIYENISFGPRANGYKGNVDQLVEESLRRAAIWDEVKDKLKEKGTALSGGQQQRLCIARAIAMKPDVLLMDEPCSALDPISSRQVEELCLELKQQYTIIMVTHNMQQASRVADWTAFFNTEIDEHGKRRGKLVEFSPTSQIFSSPQTKEAEDYISGRFG, from the coding sequence GTGACCTATAGCAATAGTAGAAGTAAATCAGATAATTCCACAATTAACCAACAGAATAATTCGGTATTTAATGTTGAAGGCGTGAAGGTATATTATGGTGGTTTTCTGGCACTTATAGATGTCTACATAAAGATTCCTGAAAAACAAATTATTGCTTTTATTGGCCCTTCAGGATGTGGTAAAAGCACTCTACTGCGTTGCTTCAATCGGATGAATGATTTAATTCCTGGAGCTAAGGTTGAGGGTAGGTTGAATTATCGCGATCGCAATATTTACGATCCCACAATCAATTCTGTGAAGTTACGACGACAAGTAGGGATGGTTTTTCAAAGACCGAATCCTTTCCCCAAGTCAATATACGAAAATATTTCCTTTGGCCCACGTGCTAATGGTTACAAAGGTAACGTTGATCAGTTGGTGGAAGAGTCCCTCAGACGTGCTGCTATTTGGGATGAAGTTAAAGATAAACTCAAAGAGAAAGGTACTGCATTATCTGGTGGACAACAGCAACGGCTGTGCATTGCCAGAGCGATCGCCATGAAGCCAGATGTATTATTGATGGATGAACCATGCTCTGCTCTTGACCCAATTTCTAGCCGTCAAGTGGAAGAACTATGTTTAGAACTAAAGCAGCAATACACCATCATTATGGTGACTCACAATATGCAGCAAGCTTCCAGAGTGGCAGATTGGACAGCTTTCTTCAATACAGAAATTGATGAGCATGGCAAACGTCGGGGAAAATTAGTCGAGTTCAGTCCTACATCTCAAATATTTAGTTCTCCTCAAACCAAAGAAGCTGAGGACTATATAAGTGGACGGTTTGGTTAA
- a CDS encoding chemotaxis protein CheB, which yields MTSVDQLSQQPTSKTSAVESDTKQQDNNNDVLFPIVGIIASAGGLEAVTELLKYLHTDTDMAFVLIQHLSPNYKSQLAEILTRATQLPVTQVRDRMVMEKNHVYVIPPNTKMILSQGVLQLSPREKVSGKYMPGDAFLRSLAIDRGTKAIAVVLSGMDGDGSLGLTAIKEAGGMTFSQCEATAKFDSMPNTAVATGNVDFVLTPQKIAEKLASFSRDFKHSD from the coding sequence ATGACTTCAGTTGATCAGCTTTCTCAGCAGCCGACATCCAAAACTTCGGCTGTTGAGTCTGATACCAAGCAGCAAGACAATAATAATGATGTCTTATTCCCCATCGTTGGCATTATCGCCTCGGCCGGTGGGCTAGAGGCGGTAACTGAGTTGCTCAAATACTTACATACGGATACCGATATGGCATTTGTGCTGATTCAGCACTTATCCCCCAATTACAAGAGCCAGCTGGCTGAAATTCTGACGAGGGCGACTCAACTGCCGGTCACTCAGGTGAGGGATCGCATGGTTATGGAAAAGAACCATGTCTATGTTATTCCACCCAACACCAAGATGATATTGTCTCAAGGGGTGCTGCAACTTTCGCCCCGCGAGAAGGTTTCAGGAAAATATATGCCGGGGGATGCCTTCTTGAGATCCTTGGCAATTGATCGCGGAACCAAAGCGATCGCAGTCGTCTTATCTGGGATGGATGGAGACGGTTCACTGGGGCTGACAGCGATTAAGGAGGCGGGCGGCATGACTTTTTCTCAGTGTGAAGCAACGGCAAAATTCGACAGTATGCCCAATACCGCCGTGGCCACAGGTAACGTAGACTTTGTTTTAACCCCGCAAAAAATTGCAGAGAAACTGGCAAGCTTTAGCCGTGACTTTAAACACAGCGACTGA
- the recJ gene encoding single-stranded-DNA-specific exonuclease RecJ translates to MLVDRPVTELSKPGKRLPNQRWQIYPQQTEFAQHLAILTNISPIVSQLLINRGIETPEQAQAFLDPESLVLPSPLEDFPDLAMSVELLREAIANQEKIAICGDYDADGMTSTALLLRSLRALGAQVDYAIPSRMHEGYGINKRIVEEFHSEGVGLILTVDNGISAYEPVARARELGLKVIITDHHDIPQKLPPANAILNPKLIAESSPYRGVAGVGVAYILAVSLAQQLGETKGLIQPMLALFTLGTIADLAPLIGVNRRWVKRGLKHLPKSQLPGVQALIQVAGVQARGEGQGGNSSQSQNAKTLKPEDIGFRLGPRINAIGRIGNPQTVIELLTTDDMGIALERAMQCEQINLSRQKMCEEIEQQAIAVVEDLYATSLQFDRVLVVVQPNWHHGVIGIVASRLVERYGVPVFIGTYEDEKHIRGSARGIPEFNVFSALEYCHDLLGKFGGHKAAGGFSFPAENLLVLRSRLSEFANGCLEPQHLKPLLKIDAQANLNEINHQLYQQLNALHPCGIDNPDPVFWTPNVQVVEQSIVGKGHIKLTLAQTVDDQQYKIKAIAWRWRDYFPLPPRVDIAYKLRENDFNGNTTIEMELIGVRLPNLSHIFASPPVPLRASFEHKQRQYTCGVYQNAIGSELRIKNPEGKVLVMQPGDTIGLLGINREDAKKVDLSQPVYDGIIQAALQALSVLPC, encoded by the coding sequence GTGCTAGTAGACCGACCTGTAACTGAACTCTCAAAACCTGGCAAGCGCTTACCTAATCAGCGTTGGCAGATATACCCGCAGCAAACAGAATTTGCTCAACATCTGGCTATTTTGACAAATATCTCCCCGATTGTCAGCCAGTTGCTGATTAATCGTGGTATTGAAACACCAGAACAAGCACAAGCATTTTTAGATCCAGAATCTTTGGTTTTGCCTTCGCCGTTAGAAGACTTCCCAGACTTGGCGATGAGTGTTGAGTTGTTGAGAGAGGCGATCGCTAATCAAGAGAAAATTGCCATCTGTGGTGACTACGATGCAGATGGTATGACTAGTACGGCATTACTACTGCGGAGTCTCCGCGCTTTAGGTGCTCAGGTAGATTACGCCATCCCCAGTCGGATGCATGAAGGCTATGGCATTAACAAACGCATTGTCGAAGAATTCCACAGCGAAGGGGTAGGACTAATTCTGACTGTAGATAATGGGATATCGGCCTATGAACCAGTTGCTAGAGCTAGAGAGCTTGGTCTAAAGGTAATTATCACCGACCACCACGATATTCCCCAAAAATTGCCACCAGCTAACGCTATCCTCAATCCCAAATTAATCGCCGAATCTTCACCTTATCGGGGTGTGGCTGGTGTTGGTGTTGCCTATATTCTGGCTGTGTCTCTAGCGCAACAGTTAGGGGAAACTAAGGGATTGATTCAGCCGATGTTGGCATTGTTTACATTGGGAACGATCGCCGATTTAGCGCCTTTAATTGGTGTAAACCGTCGCTGGGTAAAGCGTGGCTTGAAGCATTTACCTAAATCCCAGTTACCTGGGGTGCAGGCTTTAATTCAGGTTGCTGGAGTGCAGGCCAGGGGAGAGGGACAAGGAGGAAATTCTTCTCAATCCCAAAATGCCAAAACGTTGAAGCCTGAAGATATTGGTTTTCGTCTGGGGCCACGCATTAATGCTATTGGTCGGATTGGCAATCCCCAGACGGTGATTGAGTTGCTGACTACTGATGATATGGGGATAGCACTGGAGAGAGCAATGCAGTGCGAACAAATAAACCTCAGTCGCCAAAAAATGTGCGAGGAAATTGAGCAACAAGCGATCGCAGTTGTAGAAGATTTATATGCCACGTCTCTGCAATTCGACCGCGTATTAGTCGTAGTCCAACCCAACTGGCACCACGGTGTTATTGGTATTGTCGCTTCTCGGTTGGTGGAACGCTACGGTGTCCCTGTGTTTATTGGCACTTATGAAGATGAGAAACACATTCGCGGTTCAGCACGGGGAATTCCTGAGTTTAATGTGTTTTCAGCTTTGGAATATTGTCACGACTTGCTCGGTAAGTTTGGTGGACACAAAGCTGCGGGGGGATTTTCTTTCCCAGCAGAAAATTTGCTCGTGTTGCGATCGCGTTTGAGTGAGTTTGCTAACGGCTGTCTAGAACCCCAACACCTCAAACCACTCCTGAAAATAGATGCCCAAGCGAATCTCAACGAAATCAATCATCAGCTTTATCAACAGCTAAACGCTCTCCATCCCTGCGGTATCGACAACCCAGATCCCGTATTTTGGACACCCAATGTCCAAGTTGTAGAGCAATCAATCGTTGGTAAAGGTCACATTAAACTTACTCTGGCCCAAACCGTCGATGATCAGCAATATAAAATTAAAGCGATCGCCTGGCGTTGGCGCGACTACTTCCCCCTACCGCCACGAGTAGATATCGCTTACAAACTCCGAGAAAATGACTTTAATGGCAACACCACCATTGAAATGGAGTTAATCGGCGTCAGACTCCCAAATTTGTCTCACATATTTGCTTCACCACCAGTACCTCTACGCGCTAGCTTTGAACACAAGCAGCGTCAATACACTTGTGGCGTTTATCAAAACGCTATTGGGTCGGAGTTAAGAATTAAAAATCCTGAAGGCAAAGTTTTAGTTATGCAGCCAGGAGATACAATCGGCTTACTAGGCATCAATCGTGAAGACGCCAAAAAGGTTGATTTATCTCAACCAGTGTATGACGGCATTATCCAAGCTGCTCTTCAGGCTTTATCAGTGCTTCCTTGCTGA
- the psb30 gene encoding photosystem II reaction center protein Ycf12/Psb30, with product MFDALFNTFAGINWEVVFQLLSVGLIVIAGPVVIFVLAFRNGNL from the coding sequence ATGTTTGACGCTTTATTTAACACTTTCGCTGGCATCAATTGGGAAGTTGTTTTCCAACTGCTCTCTGTAGGGCTAATTGTGATTGCTGGTCCAGTGGTAATTTTTGTGCTGGCATTTCGCAACGGCAACCTGTAA
- a CDS encoding YkgJ family cysteine cluster protein: MATWQCIKQCGACCHLDPAERPDLDEYLSPTELEVYLSMVGEEGWCVNFDHATRECRIYDHRPRFCRVEVEAFQDMYGIEPEELNEFAIDCCREQIEGVYGDRSLEMLRFDQAVGIGVK, from the coding sequence ATGGCAACTTGGCAATGTATCAAGCAATGTGGAGCCTGCTGTCATCTTGACCCAGCAGAGCGTCCAGACTTGGATGAGTATCTCTCACCAACAGAACTGGAAGTGTATCTCAGTATGGTAGGTGAGGAGGGATGGTGCGTTAATTTCGACCATGCTACGCGAGAATGCCGCATCTATGACCACCGTCCGCGTTTCTGCCGTGTGGAGGTAGAGGCGTTTCAGGATATGTATGGGATTGAGCCAGAAGAACTCAATGAATTTGCTATAGACTGCTGTCGTGAGCAAATAGAAGGAGTATATGGCGATCGCAGTTTAGAAATGCTGCGCTTTGACCAAGCTGTTGGTATAGGGGTCAAATGA
- a CDS encoding TniQ family protein has product MLSETLKLYPSWDIEKTAIPQRSRLYHLEPIGIGTPDVESLTGYVQRLAHEHCVTVRRLTITEIAPLMGKEAKLQDESISKVFGTGRDRTAFNGTGLMATNLVGAMSALTRRLDLHYLTLLPWAQVISKRGLLRRHRAWCPKCYQEWHDNHTSVYEPLLWSINTAQVCPYHHQPLQEQCPYCHQQQLTISGDSRTGHCNKCGKWLGNNRHKTVVTSQIKSEAEQNRQLNIVNNLGELVAVTPTLNSPPNLQKVSNTISTYILQVLKSSIPAFSRQSGMNKATIGLWCKGEVIPQIDNLLVLTHYLEISLLDFLTTDVLLADSKNIFLETELNVVKQPRKSYKHLDLERKQVLNVVLTEVLKEYLAPSLENVALRLRYRPLVLQYHFPSLCEEIKIRHTEYRKVSQQQKIQPILEAALKEFPPPSLLSINRRLGYKNNSYLYRYFSELSREISKRYKEYQKASGQEKRERICQEIIDIAQFLHETGHKPTQARVTKLLTRPGVMLSWYAKKTLRDVQSSLGYE; this is encoded by the coding sequence ATGCTCTCCGAGACGCTCAAACTTTACCCGTCGTGGGATATTGAGAAAACTGCCATCCCACAAAGAAGTCGCTTATATCATCTAGAGCCAATTGGTATAGGAACTCCTGATGTAGAAAGCTTAACAGGCTATGTGCAAAGACTTGCTCATGAACATTGCGTCACTGTTAGACGGTTGACTATAACCGAAATTGCCCCACTTATGGGCAAAGAAGCAAAATTGCAAGATGAAAGTATTAGCAAAGTATTTGGGACTGGCAGAGATAGAACAGCGTTTAATGGAACAGGGTTGATGGCAACTAATCTTGTGGGTGCAATGTCTGCTCTAACTAGGCGTTTGGACTTGCACTACCTTACCCTGTTACCTTGGGCGCAGGTCATTTCTAAAAGAGGCTTGCTCCGTCGTCACCGGGCTTGGTGTCCCAAATGCTACCAAGAATGGCATGACAATCACACAAGCGTTTATGAACCACTTCTCTGGTCTATCAATACTGCCCAAGTCTGTCCTTACCATCATCAACCGTTGCAAGAGCAGTGTCCTTACTGTCATCAACAACAACTGACAATTTCTGGGGACTCCCGAACCGGACACTGTAATAAATGTGGTAAATGGCTGGGAAATAACCGACACAAAACTGTTGTCACAAGCCAGATAAAGTCAGAAGCAGAACAGAATCGGCAATTGAATATAGTTAACAATTTGGGAGAGCTAGTTGCAGTAACACCTACTCTCAATTCTCCTCCTAATCTTCAGAAAGTTAGTAATACAATTTCTACCTACATTTTGCAAGTTTTGAAATCTAGTATCCCTGCATTTTCTCGGCAATCTGGGATGAATAAGGCAACAATTGGTTTGTGGTGTAAAGGAGAAGTAATACCTCAAATTGATAATCTTTTGGTTTTAACTCACTATTTGGAAATATCGCTGTTAGATTTCTTAACAACAGACGTATTATTAGCTGACTCAAAAAACATTTTTCTGGAAACGGAACTGAATGTAGTTAAGCAGCCAAGAAAATCTTATAAGCACTTAGATTTGGAGAGAAAACAAGTTTTAAATGTAGTTCTAACAGAGGTACTCAAGGAATATCTTGCACCTTCTTTGGAAAATGTGGCACTTCGTTTGAGATATCGTCCTTTAGTTCTACAATATCATTTTCCTTCTTTATGTGAGGAAATAAAAATTAGACATACTGAGTACAGAAAGGTAAGTCAACAGCAAAAAATACAACCTATTCTGGAAGCAGCACTCAAAGAATTTCCACCTCCTTCACTTCTTTCCATTAATCGACGACTTGGCTATAAAAATAACAGCTATTTATACCGATATTTCTCTGAACTTTCTCGCGAAATCTCTAAGCGGTATAAAGAGTACCAGAAAGCTAGTGGGCAAGAGAAAAGAGAACGCATATGCCAAGAAATTATTGATATTGCTCAATTTCTTCATGAAACAGGACACAAGCCGACTCAAGCTAGGGTGACTAAGCTTCTCACTAGGCCAGGAGTCATGCTGAGTTGGTATGCTAAGAAGACTTTACGTGATGTTCAAAGCTCTCTCGGCTATGAATGA